From Brienomyrus brachyistius isolate T26 chromosome 18, BBRACH_0.4, whole genome shotgun sequence, one genomic window encodes:
- the LOC125712949 gene encoding multidrug and toxin extrusion protein 1-like isoform X1, with product MQQVDMEEANGDVKSDRVPEPEANSRALCGACCRRLSSWIPVNYKEEIIQIVKLAGPVFISQLMVFLISIVSTVFCGHLGKMELAGVALAIAVINVTGISIGTGLASACDTLISQTFGSNNLKHIGVILQRGILILLLACFPCWALLINTEPLLLAVRQNPKVARLSQLYVKIFMPALPAAFMYQLQGRYLQNQGIIWPQVITGAAGNVLNAVINYIFLYMLDLGVAGSAAANSISQYSLAVFLFIYIWWKGLHKATWRGWSMECLQEWGPFIHLAVPSMLMLCLEWWTYEIGGFLAGLISEVELGAQSVVYELATIAYMFPLGFAVSASVRVGNALGARNPEQAKLSGKVSLMCAIVVSCFVAVAISSSKDVFAYIFTTDREIVTRVSEVMIMYGLFHIFDAVACVTGGIVRGVGKQMIGALCNLVGYYLVGFPIGVTLMFVTNKGIIGLWTGLFTCVLLQSVFFIILLVKMDWKKAMEEALIRSGVKTNCGPAEGTVLEKQDSIQAVAMEVMSEETSPREAHDVEVEELNKRSEKVALGKVGQPLSIRQLVLRRSLATFCMLLVLAAGITANVIFTRLLS from the exons ATGCAGCAGGTGGACATGGAGGAGGCGAACGGAGACGTTAAAAGCGACAGGGTCCCCGAGCCCGAGGCGAACTCTCGGGCTTTGTGCGGTGCCTGCTGTCGACGGCTGTCTAGCTGGATTCCGGTTAACTACAAAGAAGAGATCATTCAAATAGTAAAATTAGCTGGACCCGTG TTCATCTCTCAGCTGATGGTCTTTCTAATAAGCATCGTCAGCACGGTGTTCTGCGGCCACCTGGGGAAGATGGAGCTGGCAGGGGTGGCTCTTGCCATCGCC gtgatCAACGTCACTGGCATTTCCATTGGGACTGGACTAGCATCCGCCTGTGACACGCTTATATCTCAG ACGTTCGGAAGCAACAACCTGAAGCATATAGGCGTGATCCTTCAGCGAGGGATTCTGATCTTGTTATTGGCCTGCTTCCCATGTTGGGCGTTGCTCATCAACACGGAGCCCCTCCTGCTGGCTGTGCGGCAAAACCCCAAGGTGGCCAG GCTATCTCAGCTGTACGTGAAGATCTTcatgcctgccctgcct GCAGCTTTCATGTACCAGTTGCAGGGTCGGTATCTCCAGAATCAG GGTATAATATGGCCACAGGTCATAACAGGAGCGGCAGGAAATGTGCTGAACGCCGTAATCAACTATATCTTTCTGTATATGCTGGACCTGGGAGTGGC CGGGTCAGCTGCAGCCAATTCCATCTCCCAGTACTCCCTGGCTGTGTTCCTGTTCATCTACATCTGGTGGAAGGGTCTACACAAAGCCACATGGAGAG GCTGGTCCATGGAATGCCTGCAGGAATGGGGCCCCTTCATCCACCTTGCTGTTCCCAGCATGCTTATGTTGTGTCTTGAGTGGTGGACCTACGAGATTGGAGGATTTCTGGCAG GTCTGATAAGTGAAGTTGAACTTGGCGCACAATCTGTGGTCTATGAACTGGCAACCATCGCCTATATG TTCCCCCTAGGCTTTGCGGTGTCTGCCAGTGTCCGGGTAGGGAACGCCCTGGGTGCCAGGAATCCAGAACAGGCCAAACTGTCCGGCAAGGTGTCACTGATGTGTGCAA TTGTCGTCTCGTGCTTTGTGGCAGTAGCCATCAGCTCCTCGAAAGACGTGTTCGCATACATATTCACGACGGACAG GGAGATTGTTACCCGGGTTTCGGAGGTGATGATCATGTATGGCTTGTTCCACATCTTCGATGCCGTAGCG TGTGTGACAGGGGGCATCGTGAGGGGTGTGGGCAAACAGATGATTGGTGCACTGTGCAACCTTGTGGGATACTACCTCGTTGGCTTCCCCATTGGCGTGACACTCATGTTCGTCACCAACAAGGGAATTATCG GCCTGTGGACGGGCCTCTTCACCTGTGTCTTACTACAGTCCGTTTTCTTCATTATCCTTCTCGTGAAAATGGACTGGAAGAAGGCAATGGAAGAG GCTCTCATCCGGTCAGGTGTGAAGACAAACTGTGGACCAGCTGAGGGCACTGTTTTGGAAAAGCAAGACTCCATCCAAG ctgtggccatggaagtcATGTCGGAGGAGACAAGTCCCAGGGAGGCTCATGACGTCGAAGTGGAAGAGCTGAACAAGAGATCAGAAAAGGTAGCCCTCGGAAAGGTGGGCCAGCCGTTGTCCATCCGGCAGTTGGTGCTGCGCAGGAGCCTGGCAACCTTCTGCATGCTCCTGGTGCTCGCCGCAGGAATCACAGCCAACGTGATCTTCACCAGACTGCTCAGTTGA
- the LOC125712949 gene encoding multidrug and toxin extrusion protein 1-like isoform X2, producing MQQVDMEEANGDVKSDRVPEPEANSRALCGACCRRLSSWIPVNYKEEIIQIVKLAGPVFISQLMVFLISIVSTVFCGHLGKMELAGVALAIAVINVTGISIGTGLASACDTLISQTFGSNNLKHIGVILQRGILILLLACFPCWALLINTEPLLLAVRQNPKVARLSQLYVKIFMPALPAAFMYQLQGRYLQNQGIIWPQVITGAAGNVLNAVINYIFLYMLDLGVAGSAAANSISQYSLAVFLFIYIWWKGLHKATWRGWSMECLQEWGPFIHLAVPSMLMLCLEWWTYEIGGFLAVPPRLCGVCQCPGRERPGCQESRTGQTVRQGVTDVCNCRLVLCGSSHQLLERRVRIHIHDGQGDCYPGFGGDDHVWLVPHLRCRSVCDRGHREGCGQTDDWCTVQPCGILPRWLPHWRDTHVRHQQGNYRPVDGPLHLCLTTVRFLHYPSRENGLEEGNGRGSHPVRCEDKLWTS from the exons ATGCAGCAGGTGGACATGGAGGAGGCGAACGGAGACGTTAAAAGCGACAGGGTCCCCGAGCCCGAGGCGAACTCTCGGGCTTTGTGCGGTGCCTGCTGTCGACGGCTGTCTAGCTGGATTCCGGTTAACTACAAAGAAGAGATCATTCAAATAGTAAAATTAGCTGGACCCGTG TTCATCTCTCAGCTGATGGTCTTTCTAATAAGCATCGTCAGCACGGTGTTCTGCGGCCACCTGGGGAAGATGGAGCTGGCAGGGGTGGCTCTTGCCATCGCC gtgatCAACGTCACTGGCATTTCCATTGGGACTGGACTAGCATCCGCCTGTGACACGCTTATATCTCAG ACGTTCGGAAGCAACAACCTGAAGCATATAGGCGTGATCCTTCAGCGAGGGATTCTGATCTTGTTATTGGCCTGCTTCCCATGTTGGGCGTTGCTCATCAACACGGAGCCCCTCCTGCTGGCTGTGCGGCAAAACCCCAAGGTGGCCAG GCTATCTCAGCTGTACGTGAAGATCTTcatgcctgccctgcct GCAGCTTTCATGTACCAGTTGCAGGGTCGGTATCTCCAGAATCAG GGTATAATATGGCCACAGGTCATAACAGGAGCGGCAGGAAATGTGCTGAACGCCGTAATCAACTATATCTTTCTGTATATGCTGGACCTGGGAGTGGC CGGGTCAGCTGCAGCCAATTCCATCTCCCAGTACTCCCTGGCTGTGTTCCTGTTCATCTACATCTGGTGGAAGGGTCTACACAAAGCCACATGGAGAG GCTGGTCCATGGAATGCCTGCAGGAATGGGGCCCCTTCATCCACCTTGCTGTTCCCAGCATGCTTATGTTGTGTCTTGAGTGGTGGACCTACGAGATTGGAGGATTTCTGGCAG TTCCCCCTAGGCTTTGCGGTGTCTGCCAGTGTCCGGGTAGGGAACGCCCTGGGTGCCAGGAATCCAGAACAGGCCAAACTGTCCGGCAAGGTGTCACTGATGTGTGCAA TTGTCGTCTCGTGCTTTGTGGCAGTAGCCATCAGCTCCTCGAAAGACGTGTTCGCATACATATTCACGACGGACAG GGAGATTGTTACCCGGGTTTCGGAGGTGATGATCATGTATGGCTTGTTCCACATCTTCGATGCCGTAGCG TGTGTGACAGGGGGCATCGTGAGGGGTGTGGGCAAACAGATGATTGGTGCACTGTGCAACCTTGTGGGATACTACCTCGTTGGCTTCCCCATTGGCGTGACACTCATGTTCGTCACCAACAAGGGAATTATCG GCCTGTGGACGGGCCTCTTCACCTGTGTCTTACTACAGTCCGTTTTCTTCATTATCCTTCTCGTGAAAATGGACTGGAAGAAGGCAATGGAAGAG GCTCTCATCCGGTCAGGTGTGAAGACAAACTGTGGACCAGCTGA
- the slc13a5a gene encoding solute carrier family 13 member 5a, giving the protein MVPVARTLWSLKDGVIVICTPLLLLPLPLILRTTEAGCGYVIFLMAVYWCTEALPLAITALLPALLFPLLGIMESKEVCMQYLKDTNMLFIGGLMVAVAVEHWNLHKRIALRVLLLVGVRPALLMLGFMSVTAFLSMWISNTATTAMMVPIVQAMLEQLNGVQPEEAHWGNANGQVGPPEAEAKQSEDHVVVTRLSLTTPEAEKENAERRRFCKGLTLCICYAASIGGTATLTGTGPNLVLMGQMNQLFPENGDIINFASWFGFAFPNMVLMLLLGWLWLQLVFLGTNFRKTWGCGVEKTPKEIAAYNVIRNEHQALGPMSFGELSVLGVFILLVLLWFTRDPGFMPGWATHLFNSKAEYVTDATVAVFISVLLFILPAKAPWLSFWRFESSDTEPQPSTALLTWNVVQKKLPWNIVLLLGGGFALAKGSEVSGLSKWLGNQMTPLHVIPPGAIAIVLCMLISIFTECTSNVATATLFLPILASMSQSIGLNPLYVMVPCTLSASFAFMLPVATPPNAIVFSYGYLKVSDMAKTGVVMNIIGILCISVAINTWGRPMFHLDSFPVWANVTGP; this is encoded by the exons ATGGTCCCAGTAGCGAGGACACTTTGGAGTCTCAAAGACGGGGTGATAGTGATCTGTACCCCGCTTCTCCTACTACCTCTGCCTCTGATCCTAAGAACCACG GAGGCGGGATGCGGCTACGTGATCTTCCTGATGGCAGTGTACTGGTGCACCGAAGCCCTGCCGTTGGCCATCACAGCCCTACTGCCAGCTCTGCTGTTTCCCCTGCTGGGCATCATGGAGTCCAAAGAG GTGTGCATGCAGTACCTGAAGGACACCAACATGCTCTTCATTGGTGGCTTGATGGTTGCCGTGGCGGTGGAACACTGGAACCTGCACAAGCGCATCGCCCTGCGGGTGCTGCTTCTCGTGGGCGTGCGGCCCGCTCT GTTGATGCTGGGATTCATGAGCGTGACGGCATTCCTGTCCATGTGGATCAGCAACACGGCCACCACTGCTATGATGGTGCCCATCGTTCAGGCCATGCTGGAGCAGCTCAATGGGGTCCAGCCCGAGGAGGCCCACTGGGGCAACGCTAACGGCCAGGTCGGGCCCCCCGAGGCAGAGGCCAAGCAGTCTGAGGACCATG TGGTAGTGACCAGGCTGAGCTTGACCACGCCGGAGGCAGAGAAGGAGAATGCAGAACGGCGGCGCTTCTGCAAGGGCCTGACGCTGTGCATCTGCTACGCAGCCAGCATTGGCGGAACGGCCACCCTCACCGGAACAGGGCCCAACCTGGTGCTGATGGGTCAGATGAACCA GCTCTTTCCCGAGAACGGTGACATCATCAACTTTGCCTCCTGGTTTGGGTTCGCCTTCCCCAACATGGTGCTGATGCTGTTGTTGGGCTGGCTGTGGCTACAGCTGGTCTTCTTAGGGACCAA TTTCCGGAAGACGTGGGGCTGTGGGGTGGAGAAGACCCCGAAGGAGATTGCGGCCTACAATGTGATCCGCAACGAGCACCAGGCCCTAGGTCCCATGAGCTTTGGGGAGCTAagtgtgctgggtgtcttcATCCTCCTGGTCCTACTTTGGTTCACCCGAGACCCAGGTTTCATGCCTGGCTGGGCCACACACCTCTTCAACTCCAAAGCAGA GTACGTGACAGACGCAACAGTGGCGGTCTTCATCTCCGTGCTACTCTTCATCCTCCCAGCCAAGGCTCCATGGCTCAGTTTCTGGCGGTTTGAAAGCTCCGATACAG AACCTCAACCCTCCACTGCACTGCTCACCTGGAACGTGGTCCAGAAGAAACTTCCGTGGAACATCGTCCTGCTTCTGGGGGGAGGATTCGCCCTGGCCAAGGGCAGCGAG GTGTCAGGTCTCTCCAAATGGCTGGGGAACCAAATGACCCCCCTGCATGTCATCCCTCCGGGGGCCATCGCCATTGTCCTCTGCATGTTGATCTCCATTTTCACTGAGTGTACCAGCAACGTAGCCACAGCAACACTGTTCCTGCCTATCTTGGCCTCCATG TCCCAGTCTATCGGCTTGAACCCTCTGTACGTCATGGTCCCCTGCACCTTGAGTGCCTCCTTTGCCTTCATGCTTCCTGTGGCCACGCCCCCAAATGCCATCGTTTTCTCCTATGGCTACTTGAAAGTGTCTGACATG GCCAAGACAGGTGTGGTCATGAACATCATCGGCATCTTGTGCATCTCAGTGGCCATCAACACCTGGGGCAGACCCATGTTCCATTTGGACTCATTCCCTGTCTGGGCCAACGTCACAGGACCGTGA